The following proteins come from a genomic window of Salvia hispanica cultivar TCC Black 2014 chromosome 4, UniMelb_Shisp_WGS_1.0, whole genome shotgun sequence:
- the LOC125217700 gene encoding LOW QUALITY PROTEIN: uncharacterized protein LOC125217700 (The sequence of the model RefSeq protein was modified relative to this genomic sequence to represent the inferred CDS: deleted 2 bases in 1 codon; substituted 1 base at 1 genomic stop codon) codes for MAAPKSYFTRANYRFLRTDRETTNNSMIFELDESEIWNSDGYLQSPEFRKQSSKLSRGSATGSASLPVNIPDWSKILKXVRDNRRRDGDDDEFDEAAENGDRVLPHEFVARSRIGLKGRDLNRVRNAIWLKIGFQD; via the exons ATGGCAGCGCCTAAGAGCTACTTCACGCGAGCAAACTACAGATTTCTCCGCACCGATCGGGAAACAACTAACAACTCCATGATCTTCGAGCTCGACGAATCGGAGATTTGGAACTCCGACGGCTACTTGCAGTCGCCGGAATTTCGCAAGCAGAGTTCCAAATTATCCAGGGGATCGGCGACCGGGTCTGCTTCCTTGCCGGTTAACATTCCGGACTGGTCGAAGATCCTGAAG TGAGTCAGAGACAACCGCCGGAGAGACGGCGACGACGACGAATTTGACGAGGCGGCGGAGAACGGCGATCGTGTTCTGCCGCACGAGTTTGTAGCGAGGAGTAGAATCGGGCTCAAGGGCAGAGACCTCAACAGGGTTAGAAACGCGATTTGGCTTAAAATCGGGTTTCAGgattaa